A single Anopheles arabiensis isolate DONGOLA chromosome 2, AaraD3, whole genome shotgun sequence DNA region contains:
- the LOC120894992 gene encoding uncharacterized protein LOC120894992 produces the protein MMLELLTHNREMTQNAVRIGALEKREGPHRTHHTPHLEDAFTPLRYVTIRTGKRFIGGRNNYACGHGKLDIEIRTSRAWTGTGKSTNRGKRYNATQNNCGLVHRASRCE, from the exons ATGATGCTGGAACTACtaacacat AATCGTGAGATGACGCAAAACGCCGTACGCATCGGTGCACTTGAGAAACGTGAAGGACCAcaccgcacacaccacactccCCACCTGGAGGACGCCTTCACGCCCCTTCGGTACGTCACAATTCG TACGGGCAAGCGATTTATTGGAGGGCGAAACAATTACGCGTGTGGCCATGGAAAATTGGATATCGAAATCCGAACATCACGTGCCTGGACCGGTACCGGCAAGTCAACAAACAGAGGAAAACGCTACaatgcaacacaaaacaactgcGGCCTGGTACATAGGGCCAGCCGCTGCGAGTAG